The sequence CAGCTAAAGCTAATTAGAAAAGCCGATCCATTTGCGGATCGGCTTTATTCAAAGTAAACTACGTGCTCAGTTACTCTTCAAAAATTCCTCATACCACTTCGCAGCTTCTTCCACTTCCGATTGCGATAACGCATGCCCATTATTTTCCCAGTACACCTCAGTGCGAGCGCCTGCTCTCGTTAGCATATGCAACAGATCTAGGGTTTCCTTAGACGGAATGAGCGGATCATTCTTCCCTGCACCAATGAAAATTGGAATTTTGCTTAAATCGGGCAACTCAATATTGCGTCTAGGTACCATCGGGTGAAACAGGATGACCCCCCGTAAAGAATCTATATGATGAAACAGCAAGCTTCCGGCAATATTGGCACCATTGGAATAGCCGACCGCCACGACTTC is a genomic window of Sporosarcina oncorhynchi containing:
- a CDS encoding alpha/beta hydrolase, with the translated sequence MKHIFKQGTSPRTLLLLHGTGGQEEDLLPLADLIDPEASVLSVRGNVLENGMPRFFKRLAEGVFDEEDLIFRTAELHAFLDEASTKYGFQRSEVVAVGYSNGANIAGSLLFHHIDSLRGVILFHPMVPRRNIELPDLSKIPIFIGAGKNDPLIPSKETLDLLHMLTRAGARTEVYWENNGHALSQSEVEEAAKWYEEFLKSN